The Fictibacillus arsenicus genome contains a region encoding:
- the aroB gene encoding 3-dehydroquinate synthase, which translates to MKQINITTPSKNYPVYVGEQAITKLGEVLQSLTPAPKNVLIITDHNVGELYLKDVQAELDQKFSYESFQIKPGDSQKSFENYYACQSFALEKGLDRTSVILALGGGMIGDIAGFVAGTYMRGIRFIQIPTTILAHDSAVGGKTGINHPEGKNMIGVFHQPEAVIYSTDFLSTLPENEIRSGFAEVIKHALIADPSFYEYLRKNITTLNDLKDEHLLNCLTRGIEIKNEVVSQDEREKGIRAFLNFGHTLGHAIEGELRYKDITHGEAVAHGMLFALSLKEETIQLGKNLKRWLHDLGYPTTPKNLSVSSLINRMKKDKKAAGRTINMVLLEQTGHPYIAPYQAIDLEEKLTEFLKEN; encoded by the coding sequence CAAATTAATATCACAACGCCTTCAAAAAACTATCCAGTTTATGTAGGTGAACAAGCGATTACTAAACTAGGTGAGGTTTTGCAATCATTAACGCCTGCTCCAAAAAATGTGCTGATCATTACAGATCATAATGTAGGAGAGTTATATCTTAAAGATGTTCAAGCAGAACTTGATCAAAAATTTTCGTATGAGTCCTTTCAAATCAAACCAGGAGATAGTCAGAAATCCTTTGAAAACTATTACGCCTGCCAAAGTTTTGCATTAGAGAAGGGACTTGACAGAACATCCGTAATACTTGCACTTGGCGGCGGAATGATTGGTGATATCGCTGGATTTGTTGCCGGGACTTATATGAGAGGAATTCGTTTCATTCAAATTCCAACTACTATTCTTGCTCACGATAGTGCAGTAGGAGGGAAAACAGGAATCAACCATCCTGAAGGCAAAAACATGATAGGTGTTTTTCACCAGCCAGAAGCCGTTATCTATTCCACGGATTTTCTATCAACATTACCTGAAAATGAAATAAGGTCTGGATTTGCGGAAGTGATCAAGCATGCGTTAATTGCAGATCCTAGCTTCTATGAATATCTACGCAAAAATATAACAACATTGAATGATCTAAAAGACGAACACCTTTTAAACTGCCTAACAAGAGGAATCGAGATTAAGAACGAAGTAGTATCACAGGATGAAAGAGAAAAGGGTATTAGAGCTTTTTTAAATTTTGGGCACACACTCGGACACGCCATTGAAGGGGAGCTTCGATACAAAGATATTACACATGGTGAGGCAGTAGCACATGGTATGCTGTTTGCTTTATCACTTAAAGAAGAAACCATACAGCTGGGGAAAAATCTCAAAAGATGGCTTCATGACCTTGGTTATCCAACTACACCAAAGAATCTTTCCGTATCTTCTCTTATCAATCGAATGAAAAAAGATAAGAAAGCTGCAGGAAGGACTATTAACATGGTGCTTTTAGAACAAACAGGACATCCATATATAGCTCCTTACCAAGCAATCGATTTAGAAGAAAAATTAACTGAATTCTTAAAAGAGAATTAA
- a CDS encoding prephenate dehydrogenase, which produces MKNVLLIGVGLIGGSIALTIKNEHEAVIAGYDVQAANCETAVKLGVIDRVSYDLQRDAANADLIIIATPVEATLNIMDQLSSIKPAIKALVMDVGSTKNTIMKKAETLAENGIVFIGGHPMAGSHKTGVESARPHLLENAFYILTPSSITSAAKIEEAKDWLKGTHAKFIVAEPDEHDFLTGIVSHFPHLIASSLVRLAQKHASDNPLVQQLAAGGFRDITRIASSSPKMWSDIVSQNKEHLLSLLNEWKEEMDQVISFVENGDQNQLFDYFNGAKLFRDGLPIRSKGAIQPFSDLYVDILDTAGALSKVTTLLAESQISIINITILEVREGLNGVLRLSFQNDTDRDNAQQLLHQENYLTHITE; this is translated from the coding sequence ATGAAGAACGTCTTGCTGATAGGAGTCGGATTGATTGGCGGATCAATCGCTTTAACAATAAAAAATGAACATGAAGCGGTTATCGCAGGATATGACGTCCAGGCTGCTAATTGCGAGACTGCAGTAAAATTAGGAGTCATTGATAGAGTCTCATATGATTTGCAACGCGATGCAGCCAACGCTGACCTTATCATAATCGCTACGCCTGTTGAAGCAACATTAAATATTATGGACCAGTTGTCTTCCATAAAGCCAGCTATTAAAGCACTTGTCATGGATGTCGGAAGCACGAAGAACACTATAATGAAAAAAGCTGAAACCCTGGCTGAAAACGGTATTGTTTTTATCGGCGGTCATCCTATGGCAGGGTCGCATAAAACTGGAGTAGAAAGTGCCAGACCACATTTATTAGAAAATGCTTTTTATATATTAACGCCAAGTTCTATTACATCTGCAGCGAAAATTGAAGAAGCGAAGGACTGGCTGAAAGGAACTCATGCAAAATTTATAGTGGCTGAGCCGGATGAACATGATTTTCTAACAGGTATCGTAAGCCATTTTCCTCATCTCATTGCATCGAGCCTAGTAAGACTTGCTCAAAAACATGCCAGTGATAATCCGCTTGTTCAGCAGCTGGCAGCGGGTGGCTTTCGTGATATCACACGGATTGCATCAAGCTCTCCAAAAATGTGGAGTGATATTGTAAGCCAAAACAAAGAACACCTATTATCACTTTTAAATGAGTGGAAAGAAGAGATGGATCAAGTTATAAGCTTTGTAGAAAATGGCGATCAAAATCAATTATTTGATTACTTTAATGGAGCAAAATTGTTTCGAGATGGACTCCCTATTCGTTCCAAAGGAGCTATACAGCCGTTTTCTGATTTATATGTGGACATTTTAGATACTGCAGGTGCTTTGTCTAAAGTTACTACACTTTTAGCAGAATCCCAAATTAGCATCATCAATATTACCATTCTTGAGGTAAGAGAAGGTCTCAATGGGGTACTGAGATTAAGTTTTCAAAATGATACTGATCGTGATAATGCTCAACAGTTATTACATCAAGAAAACTATTTAACACATATCACGGAATAA
- the aroA gene encoding 3-phosphoshikimate 1-carboxyvinyltransferase has protein sequence MEKQLMPIQSLYGTIKVPGDKSISHRAVMFGSIAEGKTTINGFLTGEDCLSTISCFKKLGVNIVQENEHVTVKGNGISGLRPPSEDLYVGNSGTTIRLMLGILANTPFTSVLTGDDSIAKRPMNRVTKPLKQMGAEINGNDSGNKIPLQIKGGNVKGIHYDSPIASAQVKSAIILAGLEGEGTTSVTEPLKSRDHTERMLEAFGAEVKSDALTVSIEGGQQLKGTHIEVPGDISSAAFFLVAGAIVPDSTITLQKVGLNPTRTGILDVLNDMGAEISYQNVNEEASEPYGDLIIKTSSLKGTVIKGDVIPRLIDEIPIIALAATQAEGQTVIQDAHELRVKETDRIETVVNELKKMGAEIEATEDGMIINGKTHLKGASVQSHGDHRIGMMLSIASCIAEGDTTLDQSEAVAVSYPSFFDQLKRLSNQ, from the coding sequence ATGGAAAAACAATTAATGCCTATTCAAAGCTTATATGGAACAATTAAAGTGCCAGGTGACAAATCCATTTCTCATAGAGCAGTTATGTTTGGTTCCATTGCAGAAGGAAAGACAACTATAAATGGTTTTTTAACTGGTGAAGATTGTCTAAGTACTATCTCTTGTTTTAAAAAGCTAGGTGTAAACATTGTCCAGGAAAATGAACATGTAACTGTTAAAGGCAATGGTATATCAGGATTGCGGCCGCCATCTGAAGATCTGTATGTCGGAAACTCTGGGACTACCATCCGTTTAATGCTCGGAATCCTTGCCAATACTCCTTTTACTTCTGTACTTACAGGTGATGATTCTATTGCAAAAAGACCGATGAATCGTGTTACTAAGCCATTGAAACAGATGGGTGCAGAAATCAATGGCAATGATTCAGGAAATAAGATTCCTCTTCAAATAAAAGGAGGGAACGTTAAAGGAATCCACTACGATTCTCCAATAGCTAGTGCTCAAGTGAAATCAGCTATTATCCTTGCGGGACTTGAAGGTGAAGGAACAACTTCTGTTACTGAGCCTCTAAAATCCAGAGATCATACAGAACGGATGCTGGAAGCCTTTGGAGCAGAGGTAAAGTCAGATGCATTAACTGTTTCCATAGAAGGAGGACAGCAGCTAAAAGGTACACATATTGAAGTTCCTGGCGACATTTCTTCTGCAGCCTTTTTCTTAGTTGCTGGAGCTATTGTTCCAGACAGCACGATTACCCTGCAAAAAGTAGGACTGAATCCAACCCGAACTGGCATTTTAGATGTTCTAAATGATATGGGCGCAGAGATTTCGTATCAAAATGTAAATGAGGAAGCTTCTGAACCGTATGGGGATCTGATCATTAAAACTTCGTCACTAAAGGGGACCGTTATTAAAGGAGATGTTATTCCGCGATTAATCGATGAGATCCCGATTATTGCACTGGCAGCAACACAGGCTGAAGGGCAAACAGTCATTCAAGATGCACATGAATTGCGAGTCAAAGAAACTGACCGTATAGAAACTGTCGTAAATGAGCTTAAAAAAATGGGAGCGGAAATCGAAGCTACAGAAGACGGAATGATTATTAATGGGAAAACACATTTAAAAGGAGCATCTGTTCAAAGTCATGGGGATCACCGAATCGGAATGATGTTAAGCATAGCCTCTTGTATTGCAGAAGGTGATACAACTCTGGATCAAAGCGAAGCGGTAGCTGTTTCATATCCATCATTTTTTGATCAGCTGAAACGTCTATCAAATCAATAA
- the katA gene encoding catalase KatA, protein MSNGNKHLTTSWGAPVGDNQSSMTAGSRGPTLIQDVHLLEKLAHFNRERVPERVVHAKGAGAHGYFEVTNDVRKYTKANFLSEAGKRTPLFVRFSTVAGENGSADTVRDPRGFAVKFYTEEGNYDLVGNNTPVFFIRDAIKFPDFIHTQKRHPQTHLKNPNAIWDFWSLSPESLHQVTILMSDRGIPATFRHMHGFGSHTFKWVNAEGDGVWVKYHFKTEQGVKNLSNEVAAKIAGENADYHTEDLFNAIENGDFPAWKLYVQIMPLEDANTYRFDPFDVTKVWSQKDYPLIEVGRMVLNKNPENYFAEVEQATFSPGTLVPGIDVSPDKMLQGRLFAYHDAHRYRVGANHQALPINRPRYEVNNYQRDGQMRFDNNGGGSVYYEPNSFGGPKESTENKQAAFPVTGIADSVGYDHDDHYTQPGDLYRLLSEEERSRLVETIIGAMKPVEHDEIKLRQIHHFYKADPDYGMRIAKGLGLSVPQEVK, encoded by the coding sequence TTGAGTAATGGAAACAAACATCTTACTACCAGCTGGGGTGCACCTGTAGGGGACAACCAGAGTTCAATGACAGCAGGATCAAGAGGTCCGACATTAATTCAGGACGTCCATCTATTAGAAAAGTTAGCGCATTTTAACCGGGAGCGTGTACCAGAGCGTGTTGTACATGCTAAAGGTGCGGGAGCTCACGGATATTTTGAAGTAACGAATGACGTGAGAAAATATACAAAAGCAAACTTCTTATCTGAAGCAGGGAAAAGAACACCTTTATTTGTACGGTTTTCTACTGTTGCGGGCGAGAATGGTTCTGCTGATACAGTTAGAGATCCCCGCGGATTTGCTGTTAAGTTTTATACAGAAGAAGGAAACTATGATCTTGTTGGAAACAATACACCGGTCTTCTTTATCCGTGATGCTATTAAGTTTCCAGATTTTATTCATACTCAAAAGCGTCATCCTCAAACACACTTGAAAAATCCGAATGCAATCTGGGATTTTTGGTCATTATCGCCTGAATCTCTTCATCAGGTAACGATACTTATGTCTGATCGGGGTATACCTGCAACGTTCCGCCATATGCACGGATTTGGAAGCCACACCTTTAAATGGGTAAATGCAGAAGGAGATGGAGTATGGGTAAAATACCACTTTAAGACAGAGCAGGGTGTAAAGAATTTATCAAATGAAGTAGCTGCGAAGATTGCTGGAGAAAATGCTGATTATCATACAGAAGATCTTTTTAATGCGATAGAAAATGGTGATTTTCCTGCCTGGAAACTCTATGTGCAAATTATGCCTCTTGAGGATGCGAATACTTACCGGTTTGATCCGTTTGATGTTACAAAAGTCTGGTCACAAAAAGACTATCCTTTAATTGAAGTAGGCCGAATGGTTTTGAATAAGAATCCAGAAAATTATTTTGCAGAAGTTGAACAAGCTACATTTTCACCCGGAACATTAGTACCAGGAATTGATGTATCACCTGATAAGATGCTTCAGGGACGTCTTTTTGCATACCATGACGCACATCGTTACCGTGTTGGAGCAAACCATCAAGCACTTCCGATTAATCGTCCGCGCTATGAAGTAAATAATTATCAGCGTGATGGCCAAATGCGTTTTGATAATAATGGCGGAGGGTCTGTTTATTACGAGCCTAATAGTTTCGGAGGACCTAAAGAATCTACCGAAAATAAACAGGCTGCATTTCCTGTCACGGGGATAGCGGACAGTGTTGGCTATGATCACGATGATCACTATACACAGCCTGGAGATTTATACCGCCTGTTAAGCGAGGAAGAACGTTCACGTTTAGTAGAAACCATTATTGGCGCAATGAAACCTGTCGAACATGATGAAATAAAACTGCGTCAAATTCATCATTTTTATAAAGCAGATCCAGATTACGGTATGCGTATAGCCAAAGGACTTGGGTTATCTGTGCCGCAAGAAGTTAAATAA
- the cbpA gene encoding cyclic di-AMP binding protein CbpA: MKVKSNYLSKSKVTYVTENMSISEARYTIIQSGYRCIPVLDEKEEKFVGLLFKETTSDYIIDNVGSVKENVSRVVEEKDAFIHENTAYFKVLFSIRRLPFMAVVDDDYNFLGIITHSKVMDILQDSYGIKNGGYSLTVSTTEGKGSLRKLFTAIHEEYNIEGVFTQDAGKQFLRRIVITFNKSVTRKEIDELIHRVEANGFKVADIEDLRTFAKV; encoded by the coding sequence ATGAAAGTAAAATCTAATTATCTTTCCAAATCCAAAGTAACGTATGTAACAGAAAATATGTCAATTAGTGAAGCCCGTTACACCATCATTCAATCTGGGTATCGCTGTATTCCAGTATTAGATGAAAAAGAAGAAAAGTTTGTGGGCTTGCTTTTTAAGGAGACAACATCCGATTATATAATTGATAATGTTGGTTCTGTAAAAGAAAATGTCAGCAGGGTTGTAGAAGAAAAAGATGCCTTTATTCATGAAAATACAGCTTACTTTAAAGTGCTGTTTTCGATCCGCCGTCTTCCTTTCATGGCAGTAGTAGATGATGACTATAATTTTTTAGGGATAATTACTCACTCTAAAGTAATGGACATTCTGCAGGACTCATATGGAATTAAAAATGGCGGCTATTCATTAACTGTCTCTACTACTGAAGGTAAAGGGTCGCTTAGAAAACTATTCACAGCCATCCATGAAGAATACAATATCGAAGGTGTCTTTACACAAGATGCTGGAAAACAATTTTTGCGCAGAATTGTAATCACATTTAATAAAAGTGTTACGCGCAAAGAAATTGATGAATTGATTCACCGTGTGGAGGCTAATGGATTTAAAGTAGCCGATATAGAAGATCTAAGAACTTTTGCGAAAGTTTAA
- the abc-f gene encoding ribosomal protection-like ABC-F family protein codes for MIICTVQNLKKMYGGNEILKNISFEIHEQDRIGIVGQNGSGKTTLFKLLSNLEHSDSGSIFIKKDAAIGYLAQLPDHDVHSTVYEVISATFQEIKEIEKKIEEVNLQLSDPSQGDRLDKNLNKLYKLQEQYENLGGYAIESKINGVLTGLGISHLTNHLFRQISGGEQTKVGLACLLLQEPELLLLDEPTNHLDIDTINWLENYLLKYKGAIVIISHDRYFLDKVTMKTIDFEEGECTVYHHSYSGFVKEKENNLLLEFEKYQEQQKKVRKIKESIKQLRDWGARSGNEKFFKRARSMEKALARIQNMKRPQLERKKAAFEFNVNKRSGQDVVVLEQVTKLIEDRLILENIDLQVRYGEKIALIGKNGSGKTTLINCLQNNDFDYGAVKLGSSVSIGYLSQKGLEAEANLTVLDIFRDNVPMEEGEARHHLVKFLFYGPSVYKKASDLSGGERTRLRLAQLVYEGFNFLILDEPTNHLDIDSREALEIALEEFEGTIMAVTHDRYFMNKLFERTIWLENGKVDSYTGNYDYALEKRISK; via the coding sequence ATGATTATATGCACTGTTCAAAATCTAAAAAAAATGTACGGCGGAAATGAGATTCTTAAAAATATTTCATTTGAGATACACGAACAAGATCGAATTGGCATTGTCGGTCAAAATGGTTCAGGAAAAACGACTTTATTTAAGCTGTTGAGCAATTTGGAGCATAGTGACTCAGGTTCAATTTTTATAAAAAAAGATGCAGCTATCGGATACCTTGCCCAGCTGCCTGATCATGATGTTCATTCCACCGTTTACGAGGTCATCTCGGCAACATTTCAAGAGATTAAGGAAATTGAAAAGAAGATAGAAGAGGTAAATCTACAATTAAGTGATCCTTCACAAGGAGATCGGCTTGATAAAAATTTAAACAAACTATATAAACTTCAAGAACAATACGAGAATTTAGGCGGTTATGCAATAGAATCAAAAATTAACGGTGTTTTAACGGGCCTTGGTATTTCTCATCTTACAAATCATCTATTTAGGCAAATTAGCGGAGGAGAACAAACGAAAGTAGGTTTAGCTTGTCTGCTTCTTCAAGAACCCGAACTTCTTTTGCTGGATGAACCTACTAACCATTTAGACATTGATACTATTAACTGGCTGGAAAATTATTTACTAAAATATAAAGGGGCAATAGTAATTATCAGTCATGACAGATATTTTTTGGATAAAGTTACTATGAAGACGATTGATTTCGAAGAAGGGGAATGTACTGTATATCACCATTCATACTCTGGGTTTGTTAAGGAAAAAGAAAATAATCTCTTGCTAGAATTTGAAAAATACCAAGAACAGCAAAAGAAAGTAAGAAAAATAAAAGAATCTATTAAACAACTGCGGGATTGGGGAGCACGTTCTGGTAATGAAAAGTTCTTCAAACGAGCCAGAAGTATGGAAAAAGCACTTGCTCGTATTCAAAATATGAAAAGACCGCAGCTCGAACGCAAAAAGGCAGCTTTTGAATTTAATGTGAATAAGAGAAGCGGACAGGATGTTGTTGTTTTGGAACAAGTAACCAAGTTAATTGAAGACCGTTTGATTCTTGAAAATATTGACCTGCAGGTAAGATACGGAGAAAAGATTGCTCTCATCGGCAAAAACGGTTCGGGAAAAACCACTTTAATAAACTGTCTGCAAAATAACGATTTTGATTATGGTGCTGTTAAGCTTGGTTCCTCCGTATCAATTGGATATCTTTCACAAAAAGGACTGGAAGCAGAAGCTAATCTGACCGTTCTCGACATTTTTAGGGATAATGTACCCATGGAAGAGGGAGAAGCGAGACATCACTTGGTAAAGTTCTTATTCTATGGTCCTTCAGTATATAAAAAAGCAAGTGATCTAAGTGGAGGAGAGAGAACGCGGTTAAGGCTCGCACAGCTTGTTTATGAAGGGTTCAATTTTCTAATACTTGATGAACCTACCAACCATTTAGATATAGATTCACGTGAAGCTTTAGAAATAGCTTTAGAAGAATTTGAAGGTACAATAATGGCTGTAACACATGACCGTTATTTTATGAATAAGCTATTCGAAAGAACGATATGGCTGGAAAATGGCAAGGTTGATAGCTATACAGGGAATTACGATTATGCTCTTGAAAAACGAATTAGCAAGTAA
- a CDS encoding FAD-dependent oxidoreductase encodes MNSFEQNLPQYPEPLWRQNVDLPKYPSLKGDEHTDVVIVGGGITGITTAYLLAKEGLQVTLLEAGKVLNGTTGHTTAKITSQHGVIYDRLISHLGLERAKMYYQSNEAAGQFIHNFIKENGIHCNYETHDAFLYANTEQGIKKLEKEAHAYEQLEIDGDLTEKMPFDIPHKKALVMKNQAHFHPVKYLIALLKEMESLSVKIYENTTASDIQEDKEDKKAIVKTENGHEVKGNFVACCTHFPFFDGMGFYFTRMMAERSYVLAVKTKDKFPHGMYLSVDETVRSYRSILQDGEHVVLVGGESHQTGQGIPTHQHYEALLKEAKKSLNLERVLYRWSAQDLITLDKVPFIGKLTHKHDNIFVATGFRKWGMTTGTLAAHIIRDHIMDRENEFADLYKPQRFQADPSDLKQFVKENSDVAKHFVSGKLDKPSKNPRSLNKDEGGAVTVDGKRCGAYRDSNGELHVVDTTCTHLGCEVEWNSGDRTWDCPCHGSRFTYEGAVVEGPATKPLKRVNP; translated from the coding sequence GTGAATAGTTTCGAACAAAATTTGCCGCAATACCCTGAACCATTATGGAGGCAAAATGTCGATTTGCCCAAATATCCTTCATTAAAAGGAGATGAACATACAGATGTTGTTATCGTAGGTGGGGGGATTACAGGTATAACGACAGCTTATTTACTTGCTAAAGAAGGACTTCAAGTAACCTTGCTTGAAGCTGGAAAAGTCCTGAATGGAACAACTGGCCATACAACGGCAAAAATCACTTCCCAGCATGGTGTCATTTATGATCGTCTGATCTCCCACCTTGGATTAGAACGGGCAAAAATGTATTATCAATCGAACGAAGCTGCTGGTCAATTCATTCATAATTTTATTAAAGAAAATGGTATCCATTGTAACTACGAAACTCACGATGCTTTTCTTTATGCAAATACAGAACAAGGAATTAAAAAACTCGAAAAAGAAGCTCATGCATATGAACAGCTCGAGATCGATGGCGATTTAACTGAAAAGATGCCTTTTGATATACCTCATAAAAAAGCGCTTGTTATGAAAAACCAAGCACATTTTCATCCTGTTAAATACTTGATTGCTCTATTAAAAGAAATGGAGTCACTTAGTGTTAAGATATACGAAAATACAACAGCTTCTGATATTCAGGAAGATAAGGAAGATAAAAAGGCAATAGTAAAAACAGAAAATGGACATGAAGTAAAAGGAAATTTTGTAGCTTGCTGCACACATTTTCCATTTTTCGATGGAATGGGTTTTTATTTTACAAGGATGATGGCAGAACGTTCTTATGTCTTAGCGGTTAAAACCAAAGATAAATTCCCTCATGGTATGTATTTGAGTGTAGATGAAACTGTAAGATCATACAGATCCATTCTGCAAGATGGAGAGCATGTAGTTCTCGTTGGCGGTGAAAGCCATCAGACTGGGCAGGGAATTCCTACACATCAGCATTATGAAGCGTTATTAAAAGAAGCAAAAAAATCGCTTAACCTTGAAAGAGTATTGTATCGCTGGTCAGCTCAAGATCTTATCACACTTGATAAAGTTCCTTTCATTGGTAAGTTAACACATAAGCATGACAATATTTTTGTAGCAACTGGATTCAGAAAATGGGGGATGACAACTGGTACACTAGCTGCCCATATTATTCGTGATCATATAATGGATAGAGAAAACGAGTTTGCCGATCTGTATAAACCTCAGCGTTTTCAAGCTGACCCTTCAGATTTAAAGCAGTTTGTTAAAGAAAATTCCGATGTAGCAAAGCATTTTGTGTCTGGAAAGTTAGACAAGCCTTCTAAAAATCCTCGGAGCCTTAATAAAGATGAAGGCGGAGCAGTAACTGTAGATGGAAAGCGATGCGGAGCTTATCGAGATTCTAATGGAGAATTGCATGTAGTTGATACCACTTGTACACATTTAGGCTGTGAAGTGGAATGGAACAGCGGTGATAGAACATGGGACTGTCCTTGTCATGGATCCCGTTTTACTTACGAAGGAGCAGTTGTAGAAGGACCAGCCACTAAACCTCTAAAACGTGTAAATCCTTAA
- a CDS encoding ABC transporter ATP-binding protein yields the protein MKLLRETLKHFKPYWRGLLLAFACSLIGGAFTVIPPILAGKLVDEVLPNQMTDMIGWLVAGVLFAFLFKVIFESLQEYIQVQIGLDVITDMQMRAFGRLHRTPMSFFTNTPRGDMLYRLTHDVEAVQNLNNTVVPRFVQQVVSAVAAFIAVFALYWPVAIIMFCVFAIYLYPSFKLGNTMRKMSAVQRDMRADIYHHLQESIESTRLVRTFQTQEREIHTQDKKLTDWKNYSIRAALIGKVNWRLGNLFNIATPGVVMLVGGMAVWNNTISLGTLVACLGFIPTMFFPIRSLAENALIIQQAIPALQRIYEYFDLPVEHEENLPKMNAIRGDIDVNNLWFRYPGNDEYVLKGVSLSMKSGQHIGIVGTSGGGKSTLIQLLLGLYEPEAGTIEVDQQNLFDYNRNSFRQQVGVVSQETFLLNNTLRMNLLYGRKNASQEDLDAACAASGLTEFIAALPDGYETIVGERGLKLSGGQRQRVALARAILRHPALLIFDEATSSLDGETEERVQAALENLIPGRTTITIAHRLITVRDADKILLLDKGIVAEEGTHEELLAQRGQYYELYMAQYSELEKERAI from the coding sequence ATGAAGCTTTTAAGAGAGACACTTAAGCATTTTAAGCCTTATTGGAGGGGGCTTCTGCTTGCTTTTGCATGTTCATTAATCGGAGGTGCCTTTACAGTAATACCTCCTATTTTAGCTGGAAAGCTAGTGGATGAAGTGCTTCCAAATCAAATGACAGATATGATCGGCTGGCTCGTTGCAGGAGTACTGTTTGCATTTTTATTTAAAGTGATTTTCGAATCGCTTCAGGAATATATTCAGGTTCAGATCGGACTGGATGTAATTACTGATATGCAGATGAGAGCTTTTGGACGTTTGCACCGGACACCTATGTCATTCTTTACGAATACGCCTCGCGGGGATATGCTTTATCGCCTTACGCATGATGTAGAAGCTGTACAAAACTTGAATAATACTGTTGTACCACGATTTGTCCAGCAGGTGGTTAGTGCTGTAGCTGCATTTATCGCAGTATTTGCTCTATATTGGCCCGTGGCCATCATTATGTTCTGTGTATTTGCTATCTATTTATATCCATCATTCAAACTTGGAAATACAATGCGAAAAATGAGTGCAGTGCAGCGTGATATGCGTGCTGACATCTATCATCATCTTCAAGAGAGCATCGAATCAACAAGACTTGTTCGTACATTCCAAACACAAGAACGAGAAATACATACACAAGACAAAAAACTTACGGACTGGAAAAATTATTCGATTCGTGCTGCTTTGATCGGTAAAGTAAACTGGCGGCTAGGAAACTTATTCAATATCGCAACACCTGGAGTTGTAATGTTAGTAGGAGGTATGGCTGTCTGGAACAATACCATATCCCTGGGGACGCTTGTAGCATGTCTCGGATTTATTCCTACGATGTTTTTTCCTATTCGGTCACTTGCAGAGAATGCATTAATCATCCAGCAGGCAATACCTGCTCTTCAACGAATCTATGAATATTTTGACCTTCCAGTTGAACATGAAGAGAACTTGCCAAAAATGAACGCAATACGCGGGGATATAGACGTTAATAATCTATGGTTCCGCTATCCTGGAAATGATGAATATGTTCTTAAAGGTGTATCTCTTAGCATGAAGTCAGGGCAGCACATTGGAATAGTAGGAACGAGCGGCGGAGGAAAATCTACTCTTATACAATTACTGCTCGGTCTATACGAACCTGAAGCAGGAACCATTGAAGTAGATCAGCAGAATTTATTTGATTACAACCGTAATTCTTTCCGTCAGCAAGTCGGAGTTGTATCGCAAGAAACTTTCCTATTAAACAATACACTTCGTATGAATCTATTATATGGAAGAAAAAATGCATCTCAGGAAGATCTAGATGCAGCATGTGCAGCATCAGGACTTACAGAATTTATAGCAGCACTGCCCGACGGATATGAAACCATTGTAGGAGAACGCGGCCTTAAATTGTCAGGCGGTCAAAGACAGCGAGTCGCTTTAGCGAGGGCAATTTTAAGACATCCAGCTCTTTTAATCTTTGATGAAGCAACTTCTTCCCTTGATGGTGAAACGGAAGAGCGCGTGCAAGCAGCATTAGAAAACCTTATTCCTGGACGAACAACCATCACAATCGCTCACCGTCTCATCACAGTTAGAGATGCGGATAAAATTCTGCTCTTGGATAAGGGGATCGTTGCAGAAGAGGGAACTCATGAAGAACTTCTTGCACAAAGAGGTCAATACTATGAACTTTATATGGCCCAATACAGTGAATTAGAAAAGGAGAGAGCGATATGA